Proteins encoded by one window of Kineococcus rhizosphaerae:
- a CDS encoding sensor histidine kinase gives MSTQTTHAPGRGQVQRPPLLRRTEHRRVAGVAAGIAAHTQVPVTKVRTAFAAAAFLGGFGVVLYVVLGLLLTDERELDLPPEQRSDTAGWVLAHRNTLTGVALVVGVGLVPAMNLVHGSSRFVVPLVVGGAGVVLAWSQLDATRRRRLVEGSGDGRGAVLRVLAGATLVVVGASLVFVLVGDVGTFWQSTLAGAVVLGGVGLVAAPWVVRLWQDLGAERAALAREQQRAEFAAHVHDSVLQTLALIQKRAGDPGEVARLARRQERELRQWLYGDHGTTAGTLGAALRAAASEVEDVSGAVVEVVLVGDLDNRELDRGLSALAQAAREALLNAGRHAGGTVSLYGETVGAGPSSAIEVFVRDRGKGFDLDQIPGDRLGVRESILGRMQRAGGSASIRRPADGGTEVTLRVPGGVS, from the coding sequence GTGAGCACGCAGACGACCCACGCGCCCGGGCGAGGGCAGGTGCAGCGGCCGCCCCTGCTGCGCCGCACCGAGCACCGGCGGGTCGCGGGCGTGGCCGCCGGGATCGCCGCGCACACGCAGGTCCCGGTGACGAAGGTGCGCACGGCGTTCGCCGCAGCGGCCTTCCTCGGCGGCTTCGGCGTCGTCCTCTACGTCGTCCTGGGGCTGCTGCTGACGGACGAGCGCGAACTCGACCTGCCGCCCGAGCAGCGTTCCGACACGGCGGGATGGGTTCTCGCGCACCGCAACACCCTCACCGGCGTCGCGCTCGTCGTGGGCGTCGGGCTCGTGCCGGCCATGAACCTCGTGCACGGGTCGTCGCGGTTCGTCGTGCCGCTGGTCGTCGGGGGCGCGGGGGTCGTGCTCGCCTGGAGCCAGCTCGACGCGACGCGCCGGCGCCGGCTCGTGGAGGGTTCCGGCGACGGGCGCGGCGCGGTGCTGCGCGTCCTGGCCGGCGCCACGCTCGTCGTGGTCGGCGCGAGCCTGGTGTTCGTCCTGGTCGGCGACGTCGGGACGTTCTGGCAGTCGACCCTGGCCGGGGCGGTCGTGCTCGGCGGGGTGGGTCTCGTCGCCGCCCCCTGGGTCGTGCGGTTGTGGCAGGACCTCGGCGCCGAGCGTGCCGCCCTCGCCCGCGAGCAGCAGCGCGCCGAGTTCGCCGCCCACGTGCACGACTCCGTGCTGCAGACCCTGGCCCTCATCCAGAAGCGCGCGGGGGACCCGGGCGAGGTCGCGCGGCTGGCCCGCCGGCAGGAACGGGAACTGCGCCAGTGGCTGTACGGCGACCACGGCACGACCGCGGGGACCCTGGGGGCCGCGCTGCGGGCCGCGGCCAGCGAGGTCGAGGACGTCTCGGGGGCCGTCGTTGAGGTCGTCCTCGTGGGCGACCTCGACAACCGCGAGCTCGACCGGGGGCTGTCGGCGCTGGCCCAGGCCGCCCGTGAGGCGCTGCTGAACGCCGGCCGGCACGCGGGCGGGACGGTGTCGCTGTACGGCGAGACCGTCGGCGCCGGCCCGTCGTCGGCCATCGAGGTGTTCGTCCGCGACCGCGGGAAGGGTTTCGACCTCGACCAGATCCCCGGCGACCGGCTCGGCGTGCGGGAGTCCATCCTCGGGCGCATGCAGCGCGCCGGGGGTTCGGCCTCGATCCGGCGCCCCGCCGACGGGGGCACCGAGGTCACGTTGCGCGTCCCTGGAGGGGTTTCTTGA
- a CDS encoding aldose epimerase family protein: protein MENSEGAVTVDARWGELEDGTPVGRWVLDDGVLQVGLVEHGARIQSVLAPDRDGVRADVALGFADLAPYTGKGRSFGATIGRFANRIAGGTFDLDGRTVTVPPTDRGNAIHGGPHPFSEKVWSAHTLDGACGVRFSLLSPDGDNGFPGALSVHVTYRLHEGRLTTEYVATTDATTVVNLTNHAYWNLAGDGSGTVDPHLVRVLADTFLPLEGTGLPTGEFRPVEGTPFDLREAVPVGYRVELDDPQLALGQGFDHCYVLATTPGGTREPSLAAVVTEPVSGRTLEVWTDQPGVQFFTGGSLAGTLVGKAGATYGPRAGLALETQGFPDAPHHPGFPTTVLLAGEEFRSVTELRFSAS from the coding sequence GTGGAGAACTCCGAGGGTGCGGTGACGGTCGACGCGCGGTGGGGCGAGCTCGAGGACGGGACCCCCGTCGGGCGCTGGGTCCTGGACGACGGCGTGCTGCAGGTCGGGCTCGTCGAGCACGGCGCGCGCATCCAGTCCGTCCTGGCCCCCGACCGCGACGGCGTCCGCGCCGACGTCGCGCTGGGGTTCGCCGACCTGGCCCCCTACACGGGGAAGGGACGGTCCTTCGGCGCCACGATCGGGCGGTTCGCCAACCGCATCGCCGGCGGCACGTTCGACCTCGACGGCCGGACCGTCACGGTCCCCCCCACCGACCGGGGCAACGCGATCCACGGCGGTCCGCACCCGTTCTCGGAGAAGGTGTGGAGCGCCCACACCCTCGACGGCGCCTGCGGCGTCCGGTTCTCGCTGCTCAGCCCCGACGGGGACAACGGGTTCCCGGGCGCGCTGTCCGTCCACGTCACGTACCGGCTGCACGAGGGCCGGCTGACGACCGAGTACGTCGCCACGACGGACGCCACGACCGTCGTGAACCTCACCAACCACGCCTACTGGAACCTCGCGGGCGACGGGTCCGGAACGGTCGACCCGCACCTCGTCCGGGTCCTGGCCGACACGTTCCTGCCGCTGGAGGGGACGGGACTGCCGACGGGGGAGTTCCGCCCGGTCGAGGGCACGCCGTTCGACCTGCGCGAGGCCGTCCCCGTCGGCTACCGCGTCGAGCTGGACGACCCGCAGCTCGCCCTCGGCCAGGGGTTCGACCACTGCTACGTCCTGGCCACCACCCCCGGCGGGACCCGCGAGCCGAGCCTGGCCGCCGTCGTCACCGAACCCGTCTCCGGCCGCACCCTGGAGGTGTGGACCGACCAGCCGGGCGTGCAGTTCTTCACGGGGGGCTCGCTGGCCGGGACGCTCGTCGGCAAGGCGGGCGCGACGTACGGGCCGCGCGCCGGCCTGGCACTGGAGACGCAGGGTTTCCCCGACGCCCCCCACCACCCCGGGTTCCCGACGACGGTGCTGCTGGCCGGGGAGGAGTTCCGGTCCGTCACCGAACTCCGCTTCTCCGCCTCCTGA
- a CDS encoding LuxR C-terminal-related transcriptional regulator, producing MVRSGVRAELSTADDLEVVGEAADVAGAVAAVARWRPDVVLLDVHLPLGPDENPAPGAGSGGAQVLAQCAEFLTATPPVRFLALSVSDAADDVIAVIRRGARGYVTKTISGDDLAAAVRRVADGDAVFSPRLAGFVLDAFGAGAGEVAAADDELDRLSAREREVMRLIARGYAYKEVAKELFISVKTVETHVSAVLRKLQLSNRNELTRWAAARRLL from the coding sequence ATGGTGCGCTCGGGCGTCCGCGCGGAACTGTCCACGGCCGACGACCTCGAGGTCGTCGGCGAGGCCGCGGACGTCGCGGGCGCGGTCGCGGCCGTCGCCCGCTGGCGGCCGGACGTCGTGCTGCTCGACGTGCACCTGCCGCTGGGCCCGGACGAGAACCCCGCCCCGGGTGCCGGGTCCGGCGGCGCGCAGGTCCTCGCGCAGTGCGCCGAGTTCCTCACCGCCACTCCCCCGGTGCGCTTCCTCGCCCTGTCGGTCTCCGACGCGGCCGACGACGTGATCGCCGTGATCCGCCGCGGTGCACGGGGTTACGTGACGAAGACGATCAGCGGCGACGACCTCGCCGCGGCCGTGCGGCGCGTCGCCGACGGGGACGCGGTGTTCTCGCCCCGGCTGGCGGGTTTCGTCCTCGACGCGTTCGGCGCCGGGGCCGGGGAGGTCGCGGCGGCCGACGACGAGCTGGACCGGTTGTCGGCGCGCGAACGCGAGGTCATGCGCCTCATCGCGCGCGGCTACGCGTACAAGGAGGTCGCGAAGGAGTTGTTCATCTCCGTCAAGACCGTCGAGACGCACGTGTCGGCGGTGCTGCGCAAGCTGCAGCTGTCCAACCGCAACGAACTCACCCGGTGGGCGGCGGCGCGGCGACTCCTCTGA
- a CDS encoding WD40 repeat domain-containing protein, translating to MSSRRLPLLVAFCVLVVGVLTVLAVAAVPTHRRVPTRTTVPQQFPGPSRLTASLATNPVGRAVALYRQGTGLALAGSTQTLVLGSDGGTVRRLDGGRGGTGAAGADTASLSPDGRTVAVGSHRLSGGADVTLVDLASGQTRSYVVPRVLGVVPVAWSADASRLAYLGTAGPSAHPAGQLFVFDVASHRAVPVPGADVVTSAAFSPDGTRLAIQSPGASAVRVVDPRTGTGTALPVPDGEHLAGGAAWSPDGDLIAVSDGDRRLDFVPTQPGRPAPAPLTSAGDVLGWSSGSTVVHARPAATGAGEFRVERTDVRTGTTTAFWSVPTPAGLDVSGVSLATALLPGATPVPSVPADRGPWPVGLRVVLVVGAALLSVPAVVGLRRRYDEFRRIDAAPEWARDVSRG from the coding sequence ATGAGCTCGCGACGGCTGCCCCTCCTCGTGGCGTTCTGCGTCCTGGTGGTCGGGGTCCTGACCGTCCTGGCCGTGGCCGCGGTGCCGACCCACCGCCGGGTGCCCACCCGGACCACCGTGCCGCAGCAGTTCCCCGGCCCCAGCCGGCTGACCGCCTCGCTGGCCACGAACCCCGTGGGCCGGGCCGTGGCCCTCTACCGGCAGGGCACGGGCCTGGCCCTCGCCGGCTCGACGCAGACCCTCGTCCTCGGCAGCGACGGCGGCACGGTCCGCCGGCTGGACGGCGGGCGCGGTGGCACCGGGGCCGCGGGGGCGGACACGGCGTCGTTGTCGCCGGACGGGCGGACGGTGGCGGTGGGCAGCCACCGCCTGAGCGGTGGCGCGGACGTCACCCTCGTCGACCTGGCCAGCGGGCAGACGCGCTCCTACGTGGTCCCCCGCGTCCTGGGCGTCGTCCCGGTGGCCTGGAGCGCCGACGCCTCCCGGCTGGCCTACCTCGGGACCGCCGGGCCCTCGGCGCACCCGGCCGGGCAGCTGTTCGTGTTCGACGTGGCCTCCCACCGGGCCGTCCCCGTCCCGGGGGCCGACGTGGTGACGTCGGCGGCGTTCTCCCCCGACGGGACGCGGCTGGCGATCCAGTCCCCCGGTGCGTCGGCGGTGCGGGTCGTGGACCCGCGCACGGGCACGGGCACGGCACTGCCCGTGCCGGACGGCGAGCACCTCGCCGGCGGTGCCGCGTGGTCGCCGGACGGGGACCTGATCGCCGTCTCCGACGGTGACCGGCGCCTCGACTTCGTCCCCACGCAGCCCGGGCGCCCGGCGCCCGCCCCGCTCACCTCCGCCGGTGACGTGCTGGGCTGGTCCTCCGGGTCCACCGTCGTCCACGCGCGTCCGGCGGCGACGGGCGCCGGGGAGTTCCGCGTCGAGCGGACCGACGTGCGCACGGGGACGACCACCGCGTTCTGGTCCGTCCCCACCCCCGCCGGCCTCGACGTCAGCGGGGTGTCGCTGGCCACGGCGCTGCTGCCGGGGGCGACGCCGGTGCCGTCCGTCCCGGCGGACCGCGGACCGTGGCCGGTCGGCCTGCGGGTGGTGCTGGTCGTCGGCGCGGCGCTGCTGTCGGTGCCCGCGGTGGTCGGTCTGCGGCGGCGCTACGACGAGTTCCGCCGCATCGACGCCGCGCCGGAGTGGGCCCGCGACGTCAGCCGGGGGTGA
- a CDS encoding PspC domain-containing protein, producing MTSTEHLSFDKTPGHDQQEIPMSETVHEPAARTAADRFFTGVRRTRLVRSRDRWVAGVAGGLADRAGVNVNVVRVAFVVLSLFGGIGLGLYGLAWALLPDATGRIEAQAALRGDVSAPLVLAIGLVVLDLVFGNGLLGLGWVF from the coding sequence ATGACCTCGACCGAGCACCTCAGCTTCGACAAGACCCCCGGACACGACCAGCAGGAGATCCCGATGAGCGAGACCGTCCACGAACCCGCCGCCCGCACCGCCGCCGACCGCTTCTTCACCGGCGTCCGCCGCACCCGCCTCGTCCGCAGCCGCGACCGCTGGGTCGCGGGCGTCGCCGGCGGCCTCGCCGACCGGGCCGGCGTCAACGTCAACGTCGTCCGCGTCGCCTTCGTCGTGCTGTCCCTCTTCGGCGGCATCGGGCTGGGCCTGTACGGCCTGGCGTGGGCCCTGCTGCCCGACGCGACCGGCCGCATCGAGGCCCAGGCCGCGCTGCGCGGCGACGTCTCCGCCCCGCTCGTCCTGGCCATCGGCCTCGTCGTGCTCGACCTCGTGTTCGGCAACGGCCTCCTCGGCCTCGGCTGGGTGTTCTGA
- a CDS encoding PspC domain-containing protein, whose translation MSTTPVRQDAKFFAAVRSTGVRRSPDRWFAGVCGGLAERLGIDPLLVRGVLVALTVVGGLGLALYGACWLLLPDREPDGRIEVEAALRGELSGAAWLSGLLIVADLVLPRALLGVFNGDWRGPGWGFLITGLVGLLGWWLLRGFAVPALERPARPVSLVKETPAPEPVPGPQAGFGSPTERRAAARQEAREQAQEKAREAAERAREKAREAGDRAREKAQEQAARAQARRRPGSPLLGAAVFGLALLAAGAVVVTGLVTGLEGRALPLALSAFVVVLGLGAVVAGLRGRRTALVGLAWPAAFCAVAAALVPPSSNWTWQVERTWAPTAGSTGLSSAVGYLTVDPSRLASPATSATATIAAGRLDVLVPADATVLVDVTVLAGSLRWQEGAVVEVGPGETAAAAAAGGVHLRSVFAVGPDAARLAGSVQVRGDDPDDWTVPARTPELHAAAWAGEVRLGTAGSSTLEQP comes from the coding sequence GTGAGCACCACCCCCGTCCGCCAGGACGCGAAGTTCTTCGCGGCCGTCCGGTCCACCGGCGTCCGCCGGTCGCCGGACCGCTGGTTCGCGGGCGTCTGCGGGGGCCTGGCCGAACGGCTGGGGATCGACCCGTTGCTGGTCCGCGGGGTCCTCGTCGCGCTGACCGTCGTCGGCGGTCTCGGGCTCGCGCTGTACGGGGCCTGCTGGCTGCTCCTGCCGGACCGGGAACCGGACGGCCGGATCGAGGTCGAAGCGGCCCTGCGCGGTGAGCTGTCGGGCGCCGCGTGGCTGTCCGGGCTGCTGATCGTCGCCGACCTCGTCCTGCCCCGCGCCCTGCTCGGGGTCTTCAACGGGGACTGGCGCGGGCCCGGCTGGGGTTTCCTCATCACCGGTCTGGTCGGCCTCCTCGGCTGGTGGCTCCTGCGGGGTTTCGCCGTCCCGGCGCTCGAACGGCCCGCCCGGCCCGTCTCGCTGGTGAAGGAGACGCCCGCGCCGGAACCGGTCCCCGGGCCCCAGGCGGGTTTCGGGTCGCCCACCGAACGCCGTGCCGCCGCCCGTCAGGAGGCTCGCGAGCAGGCGCAGGAGAAGGCCCGCGAGGCCGCCGAGCGCGCGCGGGAGAAGGCGCGCGAGGCCGGCGACCGGGCCCGGGAGAAGGCGCAGGAGCAGGCCGCCCGCGCCCAGGCCCGCCGTCGTCCCGGCTCGCCGCTGCTCGGCGCCGCGGTCTTCGGCCTGGCGCTGCTGGCCGCCGGGGCCGTCGTCGTCACCGGGCTCGTCACCGGTCTCGAGGGGCGCGCGCTGCCGCTGGCGCTGTCCGCGTTCGTCGTCGTCCTGGGGCTGGGCGCCGTCGTCGCCGGGCTCCGCGGGCGCCGCACGGCCCTCGTGGGCCTGGCCTGGCCGGCCGCGTTCTGCGCCGTCGCCGCCGCCCTCGTGCCGCCGTCGTCGAACTGGACGTGGCAGGTCGAGCGCACCTGGGCCCCCACCGCGGGGTCGACGGGGTTGAGTTCCGCCGTCGGGTACCTCACGGTCGACCCGTCCCGCCTCGCGTCCCCGGCGACCTCCGCGACCGCGACGATCGCGGCGGGCCGGCTCGACGTCCTCGTCCCCGCCGACGCGACCGTCCTCGTCGACGTGACGGTCCTGGCCGGGAGCCTGCGCTGGCAGGAGGGCGCCGTGGTAGAGGTCGGCCCCGGCGAGACGGCCGCCGCGGCGGCGGCCGGTGGCGTGCACCTGCGGTCCGTCTTCGCCGTCGGACCGGACGCCGCGCGGCTCGCGGGCTCGGTCCAGGTCCGCGGTGACGACCCCGACGACTGGACCGTCCCGGCCAGGACGCCCGAACTGCACGCCGCGGCGTGGGCCGGCGAGGTCCGGCTCGGTACCGCCGGCTCGAGCACCCTGGAGCAGCCGTGA